CCACCCCAAGGGCATCGTCAACCGCTCCGACGTGAGCGTGCGCCACCTGGAGGGCCTCACGCCGGAGAAGGGCCTGCTGCGCGGCACCCTGCCGCCGGGTCCCGTCTCCTTCGACGAGGGGCTGGTGCGCATGCGCGCGGACCTCCTGGAGGGCCAGAAGACGGGCGCGTTCCTCGACCAGCGCGAGAACCACGTGATGGCGGCGCAGTACGCCTTCGGCGACGCGCTGGACTGCTTCAGCTACGTGGGCGGGTTCGCGCTCCAACTGGCCACGCGCGCGAAGCACGTCACGGCGGTGGAGATTTCCGACGCGGCCTCCGCGCAGCTGCGCGACAACGCCCAGTCCAACAAGCTCTCCAATCTGGAGGTCGTGACGGCCAACGCGTTCGACTTCCTGCGCGACGCGGTGGACGAGGGCAAGCGCTACGACACCATCGTGATTGATCCGCCCTCCTTCGCGAAGAACAAGGACGCGATTCCGGCGGCGGTGCGCGGCTACAAGGAGCTCAACCTGCGCGCCTTCCAGCTCCTGCGCCCCGGCGGCATCCTGGTGACCGCGAGCTGCACGTACCACGTGGACGAGCAGGCCTTTGAGGAGATGCTCGCCTCCGCGGCGGCGGACGCGAAGCGCCGGGTGCAGATCATCGAGCGCCGGGGCGCCGGCCGCGACCACCCCGTCCTCCTCAACCTGCGCGAAACCCGCTACCTGAAATGTTTCGTGCTGCGCATGCTGTGAGATAGGGTAGGACCCATCCAAGGGGTCCAACGAGCGGACCCCGACGTGCGGGAACGGTTCAGTCATGGCACGCCGGGATTGGGACGACGCAGACGACGAGGCCCCCGCGTCCGGTACGCGGGCGTTGGAGCGCGCCCTCCAGGAGACGCGCACCGTCTACCGCCAGGCGGACGCGGCGTACGCCCCGTATTCGTGCCCCGCGAGCGGTGAGTGCTGCCAGCTGGCCGTCACGAAGCGCCAGCCCTGGCTGTGGCTCCCGGAGTGGGAGCTGCTCAAGCGCAGCAAGCCCCTTCCGCCCCCTCGCGCCGACGGCGCCTGCCCCTACCTGGACGCCGCGGGCCTGCGCTGCACCGTGTACGCGGACCGGCCGTTCGGATGCCGCACGTTCTTCTGTCAGCGCATCCAGGGCCCCGCCCGGCAGCCGTCGGACGAGGTGTCCCGGCTCCTCCTGCGGTTGGAGCGGATTTCACAACGCGTGATGCCGTCGCTGCGGGGGCCGCGTCCCCTCCTGGAATGGTATGCCGGGGTCAGTACCACCCCGGCCCGGGAGGAACGATGAAGCCCATGTCGCAGACGCGGTGGCGGAGCGCCCACCGGAGTCGCATCGTGTCCGCGCCGTCCAAGCCCGTAGGTGCCCGAGCATGATCCCCCCACGCTGGCTGCTTGCGCCCCAGGAGTTCAAGGGCACTTTGAGCGCGGCCGAGGCCGCGGACGCCATGGCGGAGGGGCTGCGGCAGGCCTCGCTGGACGTGGTGCTGGACGTGGCGCCGCTGGCGGACGGAGGTCCGGGCACGCTGGACGCGCTGCTCGCGGGCACGCCGAGCGCCGAGCGCCGCAGGCTCACCGTGCGCGGCCCCCTGGGCACGCCGGTGGAGGCCTGCTGGGCGCGGCTGGATGACGGGCGCACGGCGGTGGTGGAGATGGCGCAGGCCTCGGGGCTCGCGCTGGTGCCCCCGGAGCAGCGGGACGCGCGCGCCGCGTGCACGCACGGCACGGGGGAGCTGCTGCGCGCGGCGCTGGACTCGGGCTGTGAGCGGCTCATCGTCGGGCTGGGCGGCAGCGCCACCACGGACGGCGGCAAGGGCGCGCTGGAGGCGCTGGGCTTCCGCTTCCTGGACGCGGATGGAGCGCCGCTGCCGCCGGGGGGCGCGAGCCTCGCCAGGCTTTCGCGCGTGGACGCGAGCGGCAAGCACCCGCGCCTGGAGCAGGTGGAGCTGCTCATCGCCACGGACGTGACGACGCCGCTGTTGGGCGCGGACGGCTCCGCGCGCCTCTTCGGTCCGCAGAAGGGCGCGGATCCGGCGATGGTGGAGGAGCTGGAGGCGGCGCTGGCCACCTTCTGCCGCATCGTGGACGAGGAGGCCGCGAACCTCCCCGGCGCGGGCGCGGCGGGAGGCCTGGGCTACGGGCTCGCGGCGCTCGGCGGCGGGAAGCTCACGTCCGGGTATGACCTGGTGGCGCGAGCGCTGGGGATGGAGCGGCGCGTGCTGCTCGCGGACCTGGTGCTCACGGGCGAGGGCCGCTTCGACCGGCAGACGTCCATGGGCAAGGGCCCCGTGGCGCTCGCGAGGCTGGCGCGCGCGCAGGGCACGCACGTGGTGCTCTTCGCGGGCGTCGTGCAGCGGGACAACGGACCGGAGCTGTCCCTCTTCCGCGAGGTGGTGGAGCTGAACGGACAGGCCCGCCCCGGCGCCACCGCCAGGGAGACGCTGCGCGACGCCACCGCGAAGTGGGCGCTCGCGCACCTGGGCCGGTAGCGACGGCCCTACCCTACTCCAGCGGATCCGTCGTGCGCACCACGCGCATCCCGGCGGCGCGGAAGCCCTCCAGCGCCTCCTTCGCCACGCGCGGGAAGTCCAGCGCCGCGGGCAGCGGCTCCAGCGGAGGCGCGGGCACGGGGCTCATCGCGTCCTCCAGGATGTAGATGTTCCCCAGCTTCGACTTGTCCGTGCGCTCCAGGGACTGCTGAAGGTCGCGCAGCGTGGACAGCACGCAGTGCGAGCTGGCCTGCCCGAACACGTAGACGCGGTCGAAGGACAGCAGGTGCTCCATCAGCCGCGCGTTGAACTCGCCCACGCGCTGGCCCTTCACCTGCGTCACCTCCGGCGCCATCACGGAGTAATTCTCCGTCAGCGGGTGCTCACCCTTCAACTCGAAGTGCGTGGGCGTGTCCCGCACCAGCGCGTGGAAGAGGCTCGCCTCGTACATCGCGGGCACCAGCGCGTGGCTCTGCCCGCCCAGGAGCGCGTGGTACGGCCAGATGGCCAGCACGTACCGGCCGCTCGCCTCCAGCCCCTCGCAGTACGCCAGGCTCTCCTCCGGATGGCGCGTGGCCCGCCAGCGGCCCTCCCGCACGTCCTTCGCGGTGATGACCGTCATGGGCGCGGGCGGCCGCCCCTCCGCGTCCTGCCACCACGCCGGGTGGAAGATCTGGAAGACCCGGTGCGTGTCCAGCGAGAACACCAGCCCCGTCAGCCGCTCCAGGTGCGTGTACAGCCAGCGCAGCGTGCGCTGCGTGTCCTCCACCGCGCCCGGGACGAAGAGGCTCGCGCCCGGCGTGCAGAAGGCCACCTGCGCGTCGATGCCGAACGCCGCGATGCGGACCTTGTCCTCGCGGGCCGGGCGCACGCGGTGCTCGGCGGCGTAGCGCCAGGCCTCTTGAGAGACCTCCGCCACGCGCTCCAGGTAGAGCTGGCCGACACGTGCGTCGTCGTGGAAACGGGGAAGCGGCAGCGGCATGACGTGCTCTCCAGGCCCGCCCGGTGCCGCCCTGGCCCCTGGCGTCAGCGGCCCTGCGGGAAGTGGCGCCGGGTGATGGACTCCACCAGCGCCTGCGTGGTGGCAGTGTACCCGATGCGCTGCTCCTCCGGCGTCAGGCCTTCGCTGCCCACCAGCGACGGCATGGACGGGGCCGACTCCATCAGCGGGAAGTAGCCCTGGGGCGTCGCCTCCCCCGCCTGCCCCACCAGCCCCAGCGGCCCCGTGCCCGTGCGGCGGCGGAAGAGGACGGGCGTGCCCGGCACGCTCTGCTTGCCCTCCGCCAGCTCGTTGCCGAACTTCATCACCGGCGTCGCGCCCGAGCACGACAGCTTGTAGATGGCCGCCACCCGGTCGCGCGTCAGCGCATGGGACATGGTGCGCGCCACGATGTGGCCGCCGTAGCCGTAGAACTGCGTCGTCGGCTCCCAGCCCACCTGTTTGCGCAGCTCCTCGAACTCGCGCGTCATCTGCGCGTCCAGGCCGTCCTCCAGGATGATGACCGGCTTGATGCCCAAATCCCGCGCGCGCGTCACCGCGTAGAGGTACTGGAGCTTCTTGTTCCCGGAGTCGAACCGGATGGAGTCCCCACCCTGCGGCTCCTCCGAGATGAGCTTGAACGCCGCGGGGATGCCCGACGTCAGCGTGTCGAAGGTGTCCAGCAGGTAGCTGGAGCGCTGCGGCCGGCGCTCGTGCATCGCGCGGTAGGCCGCGTCGTCGGAGCCGTAGCGCTGCACGTGCTCGTGGCCCATGGTGCCCACGGGAATCATGTTGAGCACCCGAGCGCCCTCCACGTTGCTCGTGCGCTGCACGCCCTCCTCCTGGCACGCGCGCAGGGCCAGCTCGTGCTGCTCCAGACAGGTCGCCGCGCGCAGGCCCACCTCGAAGATGCGCGAGGGGTCCTCGACGATGTCCACCAGCTCCTTCACCTGCGCCCGCACGCGCCGCACGTAGCCTTCCGTGTCCACCTGGATGGACACGGCGCGCACGCCCACCTGGTCCAGCGTCTCCAGGGCGATGCGCTTCTCCTCCTCGCACGTCACCGTGGCCAGCGTCCGGGCCAGGGCCTCGCGGTCCTGCAGCGCCTGCGTGGCCACCTGGACGCGGTAGTTGAGCTGCAACAGCAGCGGCTCCAGCCAGGACACCAGCGCGGAGGGGCCCGTGAGGGTGAGGATGGGCTCGCGCGGCAGGAACAGCGCGCCGCGAGGAACGGCGCGCACGGACAGCTGCGCCTTGCGCAGGATGGCCGCCTTGAAGCCCACGCCCATCTCGTAGTCGTGGCGGGCGAGGAACGCGTAGTCGTCCGGGTGCGGCTCCGGCAGCAGGCCCTTCACCCAGGCCTCCAGGTCCAGCGGCATCACCTGGGGACCGCCCTTGCGGTGCGAGTAGTAGAACGTTTCCTTCCGCAGGGGCCAGCCGGCCTCCGCCATGCTGAACTTGTAGCCATCCGTGGCGAGCAGGGACTGGGGCATTGGGAAGCGGCTCCTTATCGTTGACCGCGAGACTATGCGTGCGCCCCATCCCGTACCTAGGACCAAGGGCGCTGATGGCTGCGGGAAACCACGGGTGACCCGCTACCCGTCCTTCCGTCAGCAACCGACACATTGGGGAATACGCTGGATGCGACAGGTGCGGTTAAGCTGTCGCGACCCACAACGAAGCCAGGTGCCCATGCCCGCAGAGAACGAGACGCAGAAGGTCGAAGCCGTACTGCGCGAACATGCGATGAGCTACCCCGGCGCCCACGAGGACTTTCCCTGGGGCCACCGCGCGATGAAGGTCAATGACAAGACCTTCCTCTTCATAACCGTCGACGGCGAGAAGCTGAACCTCTCCGCCAAGCTGCCCGACTCGAAGGACGCCGCCCTCACGCTGCCCTTCACCGAGCCCACCGAGTACGGCCTGGGCAAGAGCGGCTGGGTGACCGCTCACTTCGACGAGGCCTCGCAGGTGCCGGTGCCCGTCATCAAGGCGTGGATCGACGAGAGCTACCGCGCCATCGCGCCGAAGAAGCTCGTGGACCAGCTGCCCGCCCGGGGCACCGCCGTCCCCGGCCCCGCCTCGAAGCCGGCGAAGAAGGCCGCCGCGACCAGGAAGCCCTCCGTGCGCCAGGCCGTGGCCCCGGCGAAGAAGGCCGCGAAGAAGGTCGTGGGCAAGGTGAAGGCCGTGGCCAAGAAGGCCGCCGCCCGCGTGAAGACCGCGGCGAAGAAGGCCTCCCAGAAGGCTGGGAAGGCGGTGGCGAAGACCACCTCCGCCGCCAAGGCCAAGACGGCGCGCAAGCCCGCCGCTCCGGCCCGGGGCAAGCGCGCCGCCACCTCCGCGCCCAAGCGCGCCCGCCGCTCGTAAGGCGCGAGCACTCACGGTCCACGCGCGAAAGGAAGGGGCCCTGCCCTTCCCTCGCGGTGGAACCTCACGAAGCGGCTACTTCTTGCCGCGGCCCGTGGGGCCCCTGGCGGCGGACTTCGACACGGCCGTCTTGCGGCGCGCGGCCGGCGCGGACTTCTTCGCTGGCTTCGCCTCCGGCTCCACGAAGAGCTTGTCGTAGTCGCGCATGCTGCGGCGGATGACCTCCATGGCCTCCTGCCGGTCGTAGACCTCCGCGATCTCCACGCTGCGCTTTCCCTCGCCGGGAATCTGCTTGTAGGTGAGGAAGTAGTGCTTCAGGCGGTCCAGCAGCGGGCGCGGCAGCTGCGCGATGTACTGGAGCTCGCCGTACACGAGGTCCGACTCCAGCACCGCGATGATCTTGTCGTCGGCTTCGTCGCCGTCGATCATCCGGAAGCCGCCCACGGGCACCGCGTGCACCAGCAGGTTGCCGTTGGAGACGACCTTCTCCGTCAGCACGCAGATGTCGATGGGGTCCCCGTCGCCGCGGATCTCCTTCACGCCGGTGCGCTCCGCGCAGCGCTTCGCCACCTGCTCGCCGCAGTACGTGCGCGGGATGAAGCCGTAGAGCGTGGGGCACTGGCTGCTGAAGCGCTGCGGCCGGTCCAGCATCAGGATGCCGGACTCCTTGTCCATCTCGTACTTCACGGCGTCCGTGGGGACGATCTCGATGTACGCGGTGACGACTTCAGGGGCCTCCGGCCCTGGCGAGATGCCGTGCCAGGGGTGGGCCTGCGACGTGGTCTGGGTGCTCTTCTTCATGGAGTGTCTCCCGAGCGCTGGCGCGCCTCGGCGTACAGCCCGGCCACCGCCTCTTCCAGGCGGCGGGTCAGGGTATCGCGGTCAGCCAGGGTCAGCCCCTCGGTGGGCACCGGCTTGCCCACCACCAACGCGACCCGCTGGCCCCACTGGATGGCCCGCCCGCCCTTGGGGAGGATGAGCCGCGTCCCGGACACGGCCAGGGGCACGACGGGGACCTGCGCCTGGATGGCCAGCGTGGCGGCGCCCTTCTTGAAGGGCCTCAGCTCGCCGTCCGGGCTGCGGGTGCCCTCCGCGTAGAACAGCACGCTGACGCGCTCGCGCAGCGCTGTCACGGCCTCCTGGAGCCGGGCCCGGTCGTCCGCGCCGCCAGTGCGATGCACGGGGATGTTGCCCGCGACGCGCATGGCCCGGCCGAACACGGGCACCTTGAAGAGCTCCGCCTTGGCGACGTAGCGCGTGTGCTTGTCGATGTGCGCGAAGTTCACCAGCGCGTCGAAGTGCGACTGGTGGTTGCTCACGAAGACGACGTTGCCCTCGCGGGGGATGTTCTCCAGGCCATGGGCCTCATGGCGCACGCCCGCGGACGCCAGGCCCGACAGCGCCCACGCGCGCAGCACCTTGTCCGCCGCC
The sequence above is drawn from the Corallococcus sp. NCRR genome and encodes:
- a CDS encoding nicotinate phosphoribosyltransferase; translated protein: MPQSLLATDGYKFSMAEAGWPLRKETFYYSHRKGGPQVMPLDLEAWVKGLLPEPHPDDYAFLARHDYEMGVGFKAAILRKAQLSVRAVPRGALFLPREPILTLTGPSALVSWLEPLLLQLNYRVQVATQALQDREALARTLATVTCEEEKRIALETLDQVGVRAVSIQVDTEGYVRRVRAQVKELVDIVEDPSRIFEVGLRAATCLEQHELALRACQEEGVQRTSNVEGARVLNMIPVGTMGHEHVQRYGSDDAAYRAMHERRPQRSSYLLDTFDTLTSGIPAAFKLISEEPQGGDSIRFDSGNKKLQYLYAVTRARDLGIKPVIILEDGLDAQMTREFEELRKQVGWEPTTQFYGYGGHIVARTMSHALTRDRVAAIYKLSCSGATPVMKFGNELAEGKQSVPGTPVLFRRRTGTGPLGLVGQAGEATPQGYFPLMESAPSMPSLVGSEGLTPEEQRIGYTATTQALVESITRRHFPQGR
- a CDS encoding inorganic pyrophosphatase; translated protein: MKKSTQTTSQAHPWHGISPGPEAPEVVTAYIEIVPTDAVKYEMDKESGILMLDRPQRFSSQCPTLYGFIPRTYCGEQVAKRCAERTGVKEIRGDGDPIDICVLTEKVVSNGNLLVHAVPVGGFRMIDGDEADDKIIAVLESDLVYGELQYIAQLPRPLLDRLKHYFLTYKQIPGEGKRSVEIAEVYDRQEAMEVIRRSMRDYDKLFVEPEAKPAKKSAPAARRKTAVSKSAARGPTGRGKK
- a CDS encoding MmcQ/YjbR family DNA-binding protein: MPAENETQKVEAVLREHAMSYPGAHEDFPWGHRAMKVNDKTFLFITVDGEKLNLSAKLPDSKDAALTLPFTEPTEYGLGKSGWVTAHFDEASQVPVPVIKAWIDESYRAIAPKKLVDQLPARGTAVPGPASKPAKKAAATRKPSVRQAVAPAKKAAKKVVGKVKAVAKKAAARVKTAAKKASQKAGKAVAKTTSAAKAKTARKPAAPARGKRAATSAPKRARRS
- a CDS encoding glycerate kinase, yielding MIPPRWLLAPQEFKGTLSAAEAADAMAEGLRQASLDVVLDVAPLADGGPGTLDALLAGTPSAERRRLTVRGPLGTPVEACWARLDDGRTAVVEMAQASGLALVPPEQRDARAACTHGTGELLRAALDSGCERLIVGLGGSATTDGGKGALEALGFRFLDADGAPLPPGGASLARLSRVDASGKHPRLEQVELLIATDVTTPLLGADGSARLFGPQKGADPAMVEELEAALATFCRIVDEEAANLPGAGAAGGLGYGLAALGGGKLTSGYDLVARALGMERRVLLADLVLTGEGRFDRQTSMGKGPVALARLARAQGTHVVLFAGVVQRDNGPELSLFREVVELNGQARPGATARETLRDATAKWALAHLGR
- a CDS encoding nicotinamidase, which produces MPLPLPRFHDDARVGQLYLERVAEVSQEAWRYAAEHRVRPAREDKVRIAAFGIDAQVAFCTPGASLFVPGAVEDTQRTLRWLYTHLERLTGLVFSLDTHRVFQIFHPAWWQDAEGRPPAPMTVITAKDVREGRWRATRHPEESLAYCEGLEASGRYVLAIWPYHALLGGQSHALVPAMYEASLFHALVRDTPTHFELKGEHPLTENYSVMAPEVTQVKGQRVGEFNARLMEHLLSFDRVYVFGQASSHCVLSTLRDLQQSLERTDKSKLGNIYILEDAMSPVPAPPLEPLPAALDFPRVAKEALEGFRAAGMRVVRTTDPLE
- a CDS encoding class I SAM-dependent rRNA methyltransferase, whose protein sequence is MKPSSPPRSGRPGAPPPGRGGKPGARPEKHGQRPEKMRADRTSPELGPDGTPQVMLLRRGSDRWLAGPPWIYRADLNGDPGLQGGEVVRVVDGRGWFMGKAFYSKQSKISLRWLTNDDVAVDADFFRQRLQSAEALRKLALPGETTYRLVHGEADGLPGLVVDRYGDYLSAQFLVPAMEQRKALIADLLEELFHPKGIVNRSDVSVRHLEGLTPEKGLLRGTLPPGPVSFDEGLVRMRADLLEGQKTGAFLDQRENHVMAAQYAFGDALDCFSYVGGFALQLATRAKHVTAVEISDAASAQLRDNAQSNKLSNLEVVTANAFDFLRDAVDEGKRYDTIVIDPPSFAKNKDAIPAAVRGYKELNLRAFQLLRPGGILVTASCTYHVDEQAFEEMLASAAADAKRRVQIIERRGAGRDHPVLLNLRETRYLKCFVLRML
- a CDS encoding YkgJ family cysteine cluster protein; protein product: MARRDWDDADDEAPASGTRALERALQETRTVYRQADAAYAPYSCPASGECCQLAVTKRQPWLWLPEWELLKRSKPLPPPRADGACPYLDAAGLRCTVYADRPFGCRTFFCQRIQGPARQPSDEVSRLLLRLERISQRVMPSLRGPRPLLEWYAGVSTTPAREER
- a CDS encoding lysophospholipid acyltransferase family protein yields the protein MLKVLQTVFSGTATVGLTGAAAATITVLSELNQHPAADKVLRAWALSGLASAGVRHEAHGLENIPREGNVVFVSNHQSHFDALVNFAHIDKHTRYVAKAELFKVPVFGRAMRVAGNIPVHRTGGADDRARLQEAVTALRERVSVLFYAEGTRSPDGELRPFKKGAATLAIQAQVPVVPLAVSGTRLILPKGGRAIQWGQRVALVVGKPVPTEGLTLADRDTLTRRLEEAVAGLYAEARQRSGDTP